A window from Setaria italica strain Yugu1 chromosome VIII, Setaria_italica_v2.0, whole genome shotgun sequence encodes these proteins:
- the LOC111258232 gene encoding E3 ubiquitin-protein ligase RHF2A-like: MEENIVREIGEIEAQGGGESPPLFDQATPPPLYAPASVSSLTRGDAAAASISNKRGRVAASSKAIQGLREVTAPPTDGSDDCCAICLQDLDYSDKAHPVPLRAMPCSHTFHEHCIFEWLRRNAVCPLCRHQLPTEDDHEQEQEQGMRRIRTRFVYSDEEGQDYGFWYYTAQPFSRDDEEEEEEEVVVSMAALREFYAGWLNMGRNAAASAEDHSIRSQS; this comes from the coding sequence ATGGAAGAAAATATAGTGCGGGAGATTGGGGAGATCGAagcccaaggaggaggagagtcGCCGCCGTTGTTTGACcaagccacgccgccgccgctttacGCGCCGGCGTCGGTCTCGTCACTCACCCGaggcgatgccgccgccgcttccatcAGCAACAAGcgcggccgcgtcgccgcctccaGCAAGGCCATCCAAGGCCTGCGGGAGGtgacggcgccgccgacggaCGGGTCCGACGACTGCTGCGCCATCTGCCTTCAGGATCTTGATTACTCCGACAAGGCCCATCCAGTTCCGCTGAGGGCCATGCCTTGCTCGCACACCTTCCACGAGCACTGCATCTTCGAGTGGCTCCGCCGGAACGCCGTCTGCCCTCTCTGCCGCCACCAGCTGCCCACGGAGGACGAccacgagcaggagcaggaacaGGGGATGAGGAGGATCAGGACCCGGTTCGTCTACAGCGATGAGGAGGGCCAGGACTATGGCTTCTGGTACTACACGGCGCAACCTTTCTCCagggacgacgaggaggaggaggaggaggaggttgtgGTGAGTATGGCAGCCTTGAGAGAATTTTACGCTGGTTGGCTCAACATGGGGCGCAACGCCGCAGCCTCAGCTGAGGATCATTCGATCAGATCACAAAGCTAG